Proteins encoded together in one Argiope bruennichi chromosome 1, qqArgBrue1.1, whole genome shotgun sequence window:
- the LOC129971654 gene encoding F-box/WD repeat-containing protein 1A-like, which yields MEIGMMSDEMPIMGPPSVTCLYGNYKESSPDYARERDLCLQCFEKWSESEQTEFVELLLTKMLHHQHSQISSFLRPMLRRDFISLLPKKGLDHVAENILSYLDAKSLCAAELVCKEWYQVISEGMLWKKLIERCVRTDSLWRGLMERRGWIKYLFKPSPGEPHPDHMFYRRLYPKIIQDIENIETNWRCGRHTLKRINCQSENSKGVYCVQYDDHKIVSGLRDNTIKIWDRTSLECIQVLTGHTGSVLCLQYDDRVIISGSSDSTVRVWDVKTGELVNTLIHHCEAVLHLRFNNGMMVTCSKDRSITVWNMVSPSEITIQRVLVGHRAAVNVVDFDEKYIVSASGDRTIKVWNTSTCEFVRTLNGHKRGIACLQYRDRLVVSGSSDNTIRLWDIESGACLRTLEGHKELVRCIQFDNKRIVSGAYDGKIKVWDLAAALDPRAPAGSLCLRTSVEHSGRVFRLQFDDFQIVSSSHDDTILIWDFLNGTPPETPQMTLRSPSRTYTYVSK from the coding sequence ATGGAAATAGGCATGATGTCGGATGAAATGCCTATTATGGGACCACCATCTGTCACTTGTTTATATGGAAATTATAAAGAATCGTCTCCTGATTATGCCCGAGAGCGTGATTTGTGCTTGCAGTGTTTTGAAAAGTGGAGCGAATCCGAACAAACTGAATTTGTTGAACTACTTTTAACCAAAATGCTTCATCATCAACACAGCCAGATAAGTTCATTTTTACGACCTATGTTGCGGAGAGATTTTATATCCCTCCTTCCTAAAAAAGGCTTAGATCAcgttgcagaaaatattttgtccTACTTAGATGCAAAATCACTTTGTGCAGCCGAACTTGTGTGCAAAGAGTGGTATCAAGTGATTTCTGAAGGTATGCTATGGAAGAAATTAATCGAACGATGTGTCCGAACTGATTCATTATGGAGAGGTTTAATGGAAAGACGAGGttggattaaatatttgtttaaacctTCTCCCGGAGAGCCACATCCAGATCACATGTTTTATCGGAGGCTGTATCCTAAAATCATCcaagatattgaaaatattgaaaccaaCTGGCGATGTGGTCGCCACACTCTTAAAAGAATCAATTGCCAAAGTGAGAATAGCAAAGGTGTATATTGTGTGCAATATGATGATCACAAGATTGTTAGTGGTTTGAGagataatactataaaaatatggGATCGTACCTCTTTGGAGTGTATACAAGTTCTAACTGGTCATACTGGTTCAGTTTTATGTCTTCAGTATGATGATAGAGTTATTATTAGTGGATCCAGTGATTCTACTGTCCGTGTATGGGATGTCAAAACTGGTGAACTCGTCAATACTCTTATTCATCACTGTGAAGCTGTTTTACATTTACGGTTTAACAATGGCATGATGGTTACTTGTTCTAAAGATCGCTCTATTACTGTATGGAATATGGTTTCACCATCTGAAATAACAATTCAACGAGTGCTTGTTGGTCATCGAGCTGCTGTTAATGTTGTAGactttgatgaaaaatatattgtttctgcCTCTGGTGACAGGACTATTAAGGTGTGGAATACATCTACTTGTGAATTTGTTCGTACTCTAAATGGGCATAAACGAGGAATAGCTTGCCTGCAGTACAGAGACAGGTTAGTAGTGAGTGGTAGCTCAGATAACACAATAAGACTGTGGGACATTGAAAGTGGTGCTTGCTTGCGAACTCTTGAAGGACACAAAGAATTGGTAAGATGCATACAGTTTGATAACAAAAGAATAGTCAGTGGAGCATATGATGGAAAAATTAAGGTTTGGGATCTTGCTGCTGCTTTGGATCCGCGTGCACCTGCTGGTTCTCTTTGTTTACGTACATCAGTGGAGCATTCTGGCAGAGTTTTCCGTTTGCAGTTTGATGATTTCCAGATTGTGAGTAGTTCTCATGATGATACTATTCTGATTTGGGATTTCCTGAATGGAACACCTCCAGAAACACCTCAAATGACTCTTAGATCTCCTTCCCGTACATATACTtatgtttctaaataa